The nucleotide sequence CACCTAATATCGTGTTTTCTAATCTTTAATCAAACCACAACCTATCGATGCGCCTTGCTTTACGCTGATTGAATATCGTGTTTTCTAATCTTTAATCAAACCACAACTATGAGGTTTGGATATTTTTGCATTTGTAGAATATCGTGTTTTCTAATCTTTAATCAAACCACAACCAACAGCAAATGAGTATTGGTTTTTCTTTAAATATCGTGTTTTCTAATCTTTAATCAAACCACAACTGAATGCTAATGCATCCCTGCTGGGCAGATGCCATAGCTTTCAGTTGTGGTTTGAGATGTTTAAGAGATTGAAAATTTAATGTCAAAGAACTTCTAGTAATTTTGTCTTCCTATTATGGTGATAATTTCTACTTCTTCTTTATTGATGTTATAATAAATGGTATCCACTCCACAAACACAAAATCGTTCTGCATTTTTAAAATTTACTACTACTGGAAATAAAAATGGATTTGATGCGATTCTGTCAAAACAATCAAACAGCATATCATAATATTTATTGGCTTGTTGCAGACCAAATCTACCCAAACCGTACTCAAATATGCGTATTATATCTTCTTCTGCTTCAAATGACAGCTT is from Flavobacterium sp. NG2 and encodes:
- a CDS encoding type II toxin-antitoxin system RelE/ParE family toxin, with the protein product MYNYKLSFEAEEDIIRIFEYGLGRFGLQQANKYYDMLFDCFDRIASNPFLFPVVVNFKNAERFCVCGVDTIYYNINKEEVEIITIIGRQNY